One segment of Theobroma cacao cultivar B97-61/B2 chromosome 9, Criollo_cocoa_genome_V2, whole genome shotgun sequence DNA contains the following:
- the LOC108663273 gene encoding uncharacterized protein LOC108663273 gives MSKTDAIIQSYGASLRNLETQMGQVANSINSRRQGALPSDTQVNPKGKEHCNAVTLRSGKEVRRVNEKSIESSKEHLDDDKAIVEKEVEVEKTDNGQAKNQGNFEANDPPPPFPQRLKKQRLDKQFEKFLNVFKKLHINIPFAEALENMTSYVKFLKDILTKKRKLEDFETMALTEECSAIIQNKLPPKLKDPGSFSIPCTIDRTIKYPVRIIEDVLVKVGHLYIPVDFIVLEMEEDLEIPLILG, from the exons ATGTCCAAGACTGATGCCATAATTCAGAGCTATGGAGCGTCCttgagaaatcttgagacCCAAATGGGACAGGTTGCAAACTCCATCAACAGTAGACGCCAAGGTGCCTTACCAAGTGATACACAAGTCAATCCCAAAGGTAAGGAACATTGTAATGCAGTTACACTTAGGAGTGGAAAAGAAGTTAGAAGGGTGaatgaaaaatcaattgaatctTCAAAGGAGCATCTAGATGATGACAAGGCAATTGTTGAGAAAGAAGTTGAAGTGGAAAAGACAGATAATGGGcaagctaaaaatcaagggaATTTTGAAGCAAATGACCCTCCACCACCATTCCCACAAAGGTTGAAAAAACAAAGGCTTGATAAGCAGTTTGAGAAATTCCTCAATGTCTTCAAGAAGCTCCACATAAACATCCCTTTTGCTGAAGCTTTGGAAAACATGACAAGTTATGTCAAATTCCTGAAAGACATCTTAACTAAGAAGAGGAAACTGGAAGACTTTGAAACAATGGCACTTACTGAGGAGTGCAGTGCAATAATTCAgaacaagcttccaccaaaacTTAAAGATCCAGGGAGTTTTTCTATACCTTGTACTATTG ATAGAACAATCAAGTATCCTGTTAGGATTATTGAGGATGTATTGGTTAAAGTTGGGCATCTCTACATTCCAGTGGACTTCATTGTgcttgagatggaagaagattTGGAAATTCCTTTAATCTTGGGGTGA